The proteins below come from a single Miscanthus floridulus cultivar M001 chromosome 1, ASM1932011v1, whole genome shotgun sequence genomic window:
- the LOC136454016 gene encoding protein ELC-like translates to MATTAAATGTVVLVDAALAPYEHPDLRWLIRKHVLPVLEDFPTLSLSVDTYTSDSGASTVLLNARGLLTVSSALPPVLLTLWLPREYPYLPPLAYVFPAAPSSASLSLDGERWRTDLSDLDRIFASANICLILRDFLRINRHQYTA, encoded by the exons ATGGCGACGACGGCAGCAGCCACCGGCACGGTGGTGCTGGTAGACGCGGCGCTGGCTCCGTATGAGCACCCTGACCTCCGGTGGCTGATCCGGAAGCATGTCCTGCCCGTCCTCGAGGACTTCCCCACCCTGTCGCTGTCCGTCGACACCTACACCAGCGACAGCGGCGCGTCCACCGTGCTGCTCAACGCGCGGGGCCTCCTCACTGTCTCCTCTGCCCTGCCGCCGGTGCTCCTCACGCTATGGCTTCCCCGGGAGTACCCGTACCTGCCGCCGCTCGCCTACGTCTTCCCCGCCGCGCCGTCGTCGGCTTCGCTTTCGCTGGACGGCGAGCGATGGAGGACCGATCTATCTG ATTTAGATAGAATCTTTGCATCTGCAAATATCTGTCTGATTTTGAGAGATTTTTTGAGGATCAACAGACATCAGTATACCGCATGA
- the LOC136473867 gene encoding uncharacterized protein → MAARLLLGRIQSAGRLSGAHRGPRLLRCPLPPAGDRSVCSNAYGPQIKTDTRITEHEPHLDRFSDPQVAHEHQQFVQFLDRMLDAIRNPQSLAQMQRRRLASGLKVLDDDI, encoded by the exons ATGGCAGCGCGCCTCTTGCTCGGGAGGATCCAGTCGGCCGGCCGTCTTTCCGGCGCCCACCGTGGCCCGCGGCTGCTCCGATGTCCTCTTCCACCGGCGGGGGATCGATCGGTCTGCAGCAACGCGTACGGACCGCAAATCAAGACGGACACCAGGATCACG GAACATGAGCCGCATCTCGACAGGTTTTCAGATCCCCAGGTTGCCCATGAGCACCAACAGTTCGTTCAGTTCCTCGACAGGATGCTGGATGCGATTAGGAATCCTCAAAGTCTCGCACAGATGCAACGCCGGAGGCTTGCCAGTGGGCTGAAGGTTTTAGATGATGACATATGA
- the LOC136454044 gene encoding uncharacterized protein — protein MDSNTKLILDELRSVQANLTARMDLMESSVGKRVGSLEDAAKAFDIWRPKVDATVDELRAEVGAIRKTEEKVETLREEMTALRKTVSRSVLDAASAVPTGVLSSPPKVSAATIPAGWTKFSPLGHREESSHRGFEYPTQSPIKGTLTPANPDPKPKLLRSYSRSALIAGVPSGSGGGDGLSRRPWHGEGVPGGNWVRERSHEHIPKMNFPPFDGENPKLWLGRCLDYFDMYTVPHHRWVKVATMHMTAAAARWFQSVEEQVRQGTWESFCQDVMERFGKDQHAFLIRQLFHIYQEGPVQEYIDKYTGLVEQLIAYGRNTDPLYYAMRFVDGLRADIRAAVHLQRPTTLDTACMLALLQEELVELGRRRDVWRPEPFTFAKVAPRGPLPLPPPPLRTERQDKPAVPGAEPQDKRGRGIESKLNTLRDYRRARGLCIHCGDKWVRGHKCSETIQLQVLQEFWDICHSEGYSDSIPVPDEEEPHCAAISMAASGRNQLARAIQFVGTVQGHPARILVDSGSTHTFISQALASQLSGVTTFSPALQVTIADGSQVACCSQIAQLSWSVQHCDFVSAAKLLPLSSYELIVGMDWLASRSPMQVDWHNKWMLIPYGQGHSCLQGELMSLPTGSVIQVTTIWSDDAVARQEPVPPEIAALLTEFQSVFAPPTSYPPARHCDHAIPLLPGASPFSVRPYRYSPLLKDEIEHQVTEMLQAGLIQPSSSPFSSSVLLVKKKDGTYRFCVDFRQLNAITVKAKYPVPVIEELLDELTHASWLSCLDLTAGYHQIRLQHGEEFKTAFQTHSGHYEFRVMAFGLTGAPATFLKAMNTTLHPLLRKCVLVFFDDILIFSRSYEEHVEHLRLVLQLLQQDQWQVKMSKCHFAQRQLRYLGHVISETGVATDPDKVQAVLKWPVPRSVKELRSFLGLAGYYRRFVKHFGIISKPLTDLLRKGVVYVWTSTQD, from the coding sequence ATGGACTCCAACACCAAGCTCATCCTCGACGAACTCAGATCCGTGCAGGCGAATCTCACCGCCCGCATGGATTTGATGGAGAGCTCCGTCGGCAAGCGCGTCGGCTCCCTGGAGGATGCCGCTAAGGCGTTCGACATTTGGCGGCCGAAGGTGGATGCGACGGTGGACGAGTTGCGTGCGGAGGTGGGCGCGATTCGGAAGACGGAGGAGAAGGTGGAGACGTTGCGGGAAGAGATGACCGCGCTGCGCAAGACCGTGAGCCGCTCCGTCCTCGACGCTGCGTCGGCCGTGCCAACCGGGGTGCTGTCGTCGCCTCCAAAGGTGTCCGCGGCGACGATTCCCGCCGGCTGGACCAAATTCAGCCCGTTAGGGCACCGCGAGGAATCAAGCCACCGGGGATTCGAGTATCCAACTCAATCCCCGATCAAGGGTACGCTCACTCCTGCCAATCCTGATCCCAAACCCAAGCTACTTCGTTCTTACTCTAGGTCAGCGCTCATAGCCGGTGTGCCTAGTGGATCGGGTGGGGGAGATGGCCTCTCGCGTCGTCCTTGGCATGGGGAAGGGGTTCCTGGGGGCAATTGGGTTAGAGAGAGATCTCACGAACACATACCCAAAATGAATTTTCCCCCATTTGATGGAGAGAACCCAAAGTTGTGGCTAGGACGCTGTTTGGATTATTTCGACATGTACACGGTACCACACCATCGCTGGGTTAAGGTCGCCACCATGCACATGACTGCAGCCGCGGCTCGCTGGTTTCAGTCCGTGGAAGAGCAAGTTCGTCAGGGAACCTGGGAATCATTTTGTCAGGATGTCATGGAGCGATTTGGCAAGGATCAGCATGCTTTTCTGATCCGCCAGCTCTTCCACATATACCAGGAGGGGCCCGTGCAGGAATATATTGATAAATACACCGGGCTGGTTGAGCAATTGATAGCCTATGGTCGCAATACCGATCCTCTGTACTATGCCATGCGCTTTGTCGATGGCCTTCGCGCTGATATACGCGCTGCTGTGCATTTGCAACGTCCTACTACTCTGGATACTGCCTGCATGCTCGCCTTGTTGCAGGAAGAATTGGTGGAGCTGGGACGACGGCGGGATGTGTGGCGGCCGGAGCCGTTCACTTTTGCCAAGGTGGCGCCACGGGGACCCTTGCCTCTGCCCCCGCCACCTCTTCGGACTGAGCGCCAGGACAAGCCGGCCGTGCCAGGAGCTGAGCCGCAGGACAAGCGTGGACGAGGCATTGAATCCAAGCTGAACACCCTGCGCGACTACCGCCGAGCTAGAGGCCTCTGCATCCATTGTGGCGACAAATGGGTTCGCGGCCACAAGTGTTCAGAGACTATCCAACTTCAGGTCCTGCAGGAATTCTGGGACATCTGCCATTCGGAGGGCTACTCGGATTCTATACCGGTTCCGGATGAGGAAGAACCCCATTGTGCAGCTATCTCCATGGCAGCATCAGGCAGAAATCAACTCGCGCGTGCTATTCAGTTTGTGGGCACTGTCCAGGGTCATCCGGCTCGGATTTTGGTGGACTCCGGTAGCACTCACACCTTTATCAGTCAAGCTCTGGCTTCTCAGCTGTCTGGGGTAACTACTTTCAGCCCGGCTCTCCAAGTCACCATAGCTGATGGTTCTCAAGTGGCTTGTTGCTCTCAAATTGCTCAGTTGTCTTGGTCTGTTCAGCATTGTGATTTTGTCTCCGCAGCCAAGCTGTTGCCTCTGTCATCTTATGAATTGATTGTAGGTATGGACTGGTTGGCTTCTCGTAGCCCGATGCAGGTAGATTGGCACAACAAGTGGATGCTCATTCCCTATGGTCAAGGCCACAGTTGCTTGCAAGGTGAGCTGATGAGCCTGCCCACCGGTTCGGTCATTCAGGTTACCACTATTTGGTCAGATGATGCTGTAGCTCGTCAGGAGCCTGTTCCACCGGAGATTGCAGCACTTTTAACAGAGTTTCAGTCTGTCTTTGCTCCTCCGACCAGCTATCCACCGGCACGCCATTGCGACCATGCCATTCCGTTACTTCCTGGAGCCAGTCCATTCTCAGTAAGGCCCTATCGCTACTCCCCCTTACTTAAGGATGAAATTGAGCATCAGGTGACTGAAATGCTGCAAGCGGGACTGATCCAACCCAGTTCTAGTCCATTTTCTTCGTCGGTTTTGTTggtcaagaagaaagatgggaCATATCGCTTTTGTGTGGACTTCCGACAACTCAATGCCATCACAGTCAAGGCTAAGTACCCAGTCCCAGTCATTGAAGAGCTACTTGATGAACTCACACATGCATCTTGGCTTTCTTGCCTCGATCTGACAgcaggttatcaccagattcgTTTGCAGCATGGAGAGGAATTCAAGACTGCCTTTCAAACTCACTCCGGCCATTACGAGTTCCGTGTCATGGCGTTTGGTCTCACAGGAGCGCCAGCCACCTTTCTCAAGGCTATGAACACTACTCTCCACCCCCTGTTGCGTAAATGTGTGCTTGTTTTCTTCGACGACATTCTCATTTTCAGTCGTTCCTATGAAGAGCATGTTGAGCATTTGCGGTTGGTATTACAGTTGCTGCAGCAAGATCAGTGGCAGGTGAAGATGTCCAAATGTCACTTTGCACAACGGCAGCTTCGCTATTTGGGGCACGTCATCTCAGAGACGGGCGTGGCCACGGATCCTGACAAAGTTCAGGCGGTTCTGAAATGGCCTGTTCCGCGGTCTGTTAAGGAACTGCGTAGCTTCTTGGGCCTGGCAGGTTACTACAGGCGCTTTGTGAAACACTTCGGCATCATTTCCAAACCCTTGACGGATCTTCTTCGCAAAGGTGTTGTTTATGTTTGGACATCCACCCAGGATTAG